Proteins from a genomic interval of Ralstonia wenshanensis:
- a CDS encoding sterol desaturase family protein: protein MFDWIADTFTQAQDVLFQHVVMPITYAIGLGGYVEDAYPGTEWLLMGLVQIAVLLLVFRPLERWRPVEPMHDRKAVRADILYTLFHRLGFFPLLLFFTLQPLIDHLDGKLRFWGWAHLNVEDWWPGVTSVSIVSFLIYLVMFDLLDYWYHRLSHKFHWWWNLHSLHHSQQQMTLWSDDRNHILDDVLRGAVFAVAALVIGVEPSQYVLLVAISQLLQSLQHANVRLHFGWLGDRLLISPRFHRLHHAIGLGHEVPGKPGVLGGCNFGVLFPWWDMLFGTAIFSPEYHATGIRDQLPAPQGRSRDYGRGVLRQQWLGLKRLFGRA, encoded by the coding sequence ATGTTTGACTGGATTGCCGACACCTTCACGCAAGCCCAGGATGTGCTCTTCCAGCACGTCGTGATGCCGATCACCTATGCCATCGGCCTGGGTGGTTACGTTGAAGATGCGTACCCGGGCACCGAATGGCTGCTGATGGGGCTGGTGCAGATTGCAGTGCTGCTGTTGGTCTTCCGCCCGCTGGAGCGCTGGCGCCCGGTGGAGCCGATGCATGACCGCAAGGCCGTGCGCGCCGACATCTTGTACACGCTGTTTCACCGCCTGGGATTCTTTCCGCTGCTGCTGTTCTTCACGCTGCAGCCGCTGATCGACCACCTCGACGGCAAGCTGCGCTTCTGGGGCTGGGCGCATTTGAACGTGGAAGACTGGTGGCCAGGCGTCACGTCGGTTTCCATCGTCAGCTTTCTGATCTATCTGGTGATGTTCGACTTGCTCGACTACTGGTACCACCGCCTCTCACACAAATTTCACTGGTGGTGGAACCTGCATTCGCTGCATCACAGCCAGCAACAGATGACGCTGTGGTCTGATGACCGCAACCACATCCTCGACGATGTGCTGCGCGGCGCGGTGTTTGCCGTTGCGGCACTGGTCATTGGGGTAGAGCCCTCGCAGTACGTGTTGCTGGTCGCCATTTCGCAGTTGCTGCAAAGCCTGCAGCACGCCAACGTGCGGTTGCATTTTGGCTGGTTGGGCGACCGGCTGCTGATCTCGCCGCGCTTTCATCGGCTGCATCACGCCATCGGGCTGGGGCATGAGGTGCCGGGGAAGCCCGGCGTGCTGGGCGGCTGCAATTTTGGCGTGCTGTTCCCGTGGTGGGACATGCTGTTCGGCACCGCCATCTTCTCGCCGGAGTACCACGCCACCGGTATCCGTGATCAACTTCCCGCACCGCAAGGGCGCTCGCGAGACTACGGACGCGGCGTGCTGCGTCAGCAGTGGCTCGGCCTCAAGCGCTTGTTCGGCCGAGCGTAA
- a CDS encoding EI24 domain-containing protein, producing the protein MNDLIRSFGRALLSQLHPRMLFLTVMPFVVAVVVWGGVLYFGWDAMNGMARNAVEGWAFMGWIKSGLNAIGMAGLWSAIAPLLVITLLVPVIVVSILVLVSVASVPVVMRFLDRSYPQLERRKGGSVLGSLTHALLCTLVVILVAVVTLPLWLIPPFFALIPPLLWGWLTYRLMTYDALADHATVEERRAIMQRYRLPLLGIGVAVGMLGSAPTLLWVSSVVTIVLFPIIAIAVIWLYVLIFIFSALWFGHFCLRALTRLRAEAPPARMVEASVIEVTTIELPRE; encoded by the coding sequence ATGAACGACCTGATTCGCTCATTTGGCCGGGCGCTGCTCTCGCAACTGCATCCGCGCATGCTGTTCCTGACCGTCATGCCGTTCGTCGTGGCTGTCGTTGTCTGGGGCGGGGTGCTGTATTTCGGCTGGGATGCCATGAACGGCATGGCCCGCAACGCCGTGGAAGGCTGGGCCTTCATGGGCTGGATCAAGAGCGGCCTCAACGCCATCGGCATGGCCGGGTTGTGGTCGGCCATCGCGCCGCTGCTGGTGATCACCTTGCTGGTGCCGGTGATTGTCGTGTCGATCCTGGTGCTGGTGAGCGTGGCGTCCGTGCCGGTGGTCATGCGTTTTCTTGATCGCAGCTATCCGCAGTTGGAGCGTCGCAAGGGCGGCTCGGTGTTGGGCAGCCTGACGCATGCGCTGCTATGCACGCTTGTGGTCATCCTGGTGGCCGTCGTCACGCTGCCGCTGTGGCTGATTCCCCCGTTTTTTGCACTGATTCCACCCTTGTTGTGGGGGTGGCTCACGTACCGGTTGATGACATACGACGCGTTGGCTGACCACGCGACGGTCGAAGAGCGTCGTGCGATCATGCAGCGCTACCGGCTGCCGCTTCTGGGTATCGGCGTGGCCGTTGGCATGTTGGGCTCGGCGCCCACGCTGCTGTGGGTATCGTCGGTGGTGACGATTGTGCTGTTCCCGATCATCGCCATCGCCGTCATCTGGTTGTATGTGCTGATCTTCATTTTCTCGGCACTGTGGTTCGGTCATTTCTGCTTACGTGCGCTCACGCGCCTTCGCGCTGAAGCGCCGCCCGCGCGCATGGTCGAGGCCAGCGTGATCGAAGTCACTACCATTGAACTACCTCGCGAATAA
- a CDS encoding competence/damage-inducible protein A — protein MAFGMIIIGDEILSGRREDKHLRKLIEVLGERGLALEWAEYVGDQPARITSVLKRTFASDDVVFCTGGIGATPDDHTRQCAAAALGVPLELHPEAREQITLRISESANGDPVKADVSTPENQHRFKMGEFPLGARIIPNSYNRIPGFSVAHHHFMPGFPVMAWPMMEWVLDTYYADQFHRAPREERSFLVFGLPESRLTPLMERIEAEFDGVKVFSLPSVGDAARGERYARSHIDLGVKGSPDAVARAYLLLREGALALGGEIFEADAPAAS, from the coding sequence ATGGCTTTCGGCATGATCATCATCGGCGACGAGATTCTCTCCGGCCGCCGCGAAGACAAGCACCTGCGCAAGCTGATCGAAGTGCTCGGCGAGCGTGGCCTGGCATTGGAGTGGGCCGAGTACGTCGGCGATCAGCCCGCGCGCATCACGAGCGTACTCAAGCGTACGTTCGCCAGCGATGACGTGGTGTTCTGCACTGGGGGCATCGGCGCAACACCCGATGACCATACACGCCAATGCGCCGCTGCTGCGCTGGGCGTGCCATTGGAGCTGCATCCGGAAGCACGTGAGCAGATCACGTTGCGTATTTCAGAGTCGGCCAACGGTGACCCGGTCAAGGCCGATGTCTCCACGCCTGAAAACCAGCACCGCTTCAAGATGGGTGAATTTCCGCTGGGCGCGCGCATCATCCCGAACAGCTACAACCGTATCCCCGGATTCTCGGTGGCGCATCACCATTTCATGCCGGGTTTTCCGGTGATGGCGTGGCCGATGATGGAGTGGGTGCTTGACACCTATTACGCCGATCAATTCCACCGCGCGCCGCGTGAGGAGCGCTCGTTCCTGGTGTTCGGCTTGCCGGAGTCGCGGCTCACGCCGCTGATGGAGCGCATCGAAGCTGAGTTCGATGGGGTGAAAGTCTTCAGTCTGCCCAGTGTGGGCGATGCAGCGCGCGGCGAGCGCTATGCCCGCTCGCACATCGACCTGGGCGTTAAGGGCTCACCGGACGCTGTGGCGCGCGCCTATCTGTTGTTGCGAGAGGGCGCGTTGGCGCTGGGTGGCGAGATTTTCGAGGCGGACGCCCCTGCGGCGTCCTGA
- a CDS encoding rhodanese-like domain-containing protein, giving the protein MTATTLTRESLLEAAAARREADQLPYFGALSPQEAAALLAADPQARLVDVRTRAELDWVGTPDISPSQFVHVEWNQYPGGVRNTNFLSALEAAVPKDAPVLFLCRSAARSKHAAAAAAQAGYAAAMDVLEGFEGAKDTEGHRKTVEGWCFRGLPWHGA; this is encoded by the coding sequence ATGACTGCCACCACGCTGACCCGCGAGTCCCTGCTCGAGGCTGCTGCCGCCCGCCGCGAGGCAGACCAACTGCCGTACTTCGGCGCACTGTCGCCGCAAGAGGCTGCCGCCCTATTGGCCGCCGACCCGCAGGCTCGTCTAGTGGACGTGCGCACGCGCGCCGAGCTCGACTGGGTCGGCACACCGGACATCTCGCCAAGCCAGTTCGTGCATGTGGAATGGAATCAGTATCCGGGCGGCGTACGCAACACCAACTTTCTGAGCGCGCTGGAAGCTGCCGTTCCAAAAGATGCGCCGGTGCTCTTCCTGTGCCGCAGCGCTGCGCGCTCCAAGCACGCGGCGGCAGCGGCTGCGCAAGCAGGCTATGCGGCAGCGATGGATGTGCTGGAAGGCTTTGAGGGCGCCAAAGACACCGAAGGCCATCGCAAGACCGTGGAAGGCTGGTGCTTCCGGGGCCTGCCCTGGCACGGCGCCTGA
- a CDS encoding 3-hydroxylaminophenol mutase, protein MSQSIADVMKLVKENDVKFVDFRFTDTKGKEQHVSVPVSHFDEDKFESGHAFDGSSIAGWKGIEASDMLLVPDANTAHVDPFYEEPTLVLTCDVVEPSDGKGYDRDPRSIAKRAEAYLKSTGLGDTAYFGPEPEFFIFDGVTWNIDMQGCFVKIDSEEAPWSSGKEFEHGNSGHRPGKKGGYFPVAPIDTFQDMRSEMCLILESLGIPVEVHHHEVAGQGQNEIGTKFSTLVQRADWTQLQKYVIQNVAHTYGKTATFMPKPVVGDNGSGMHVHQSIWKDGQNLFAGNGYAGLSEFALYYIGGIIKHARALNAITNPGTNSYKRLVPGFEAPVKLAYSARNRSASIRIPYVANPKGRRIETRFPDPLMNPYLGFSALMMAGLDGVQNKIHPGEAADKNLYDLPPEEDAKIPTVCSSLDQALEYLDKDREFLTRGGVFSNAMLDAYIELKMEEVTRFRMTTHPLEFEMYYSL, encoded by the coding sequence ATGTCCCAAAGCATTGCAGACGTGATGAAGCTCGTGAAGGAAAACGACGTCAAGTTCGTCGATTTCCGCTTCACCGATACCAAGGGTAAGGAGCAGCACGTCTCGGTCCCCGTTTCGCACTTCGACGAAGACAAGTTCGAAAGCGGCCACGCTTTCGACGGCTCGTCGATCGCCGGCTGGAAGGGCATCGAAGCGTCGGACATGCTGCTCGTGCCGGATGCAAACACCGCGCACGTCGACCCGTTCTACGAAGAGCCGACCCTGGTCCTGACCTGCGACGTGGTCGAGCCCTCGGACGGCAAGGGCTACGACCGCGACCCGCGCTCGATCGCCAAGCGTGCTGAGGCCTACCTGAAGAGCACCGGCCTGGGTGACACCGCCTACTTTGGCCCGGAACCCGAATTCTTCATCTTCGACGGCGTGACCTGGAACATCGACATGCAGGGTTGCTTCGTGAAGATCGATTCCGAAGAAGCTCCGTGGTCGTCGGGCAAGGAGTTCGAGCACGGCAATTCGGGTCACCGTCCGGGCAAGAAGGGCGGCTACTTCCCGGTTGCTCCGATCGACACGTTCCAAGACATGCGCTCGGAAATGTGCCTGATCCTGGAATCGCTGGGCATTCCGGTTGAAGTGCATCACCACGAAGTGGCAGGCCAAGGCCAGAACGAAATCGGCACGAAGTTCAGCACGCTGGTGCAACGCGCCGACTGGACCCAACTGCAAAAGTACGTGATCCAGAACGTCGCACACACCTACGGCAAGACCGCAACGTTCATGCCGAAGCCGGTCGTGGGCGACAACGGTTCGGGCATGCACGTTCACCAGTCGATCTGGAAGGACGGCCAGAACCTGTTCGCAGGCAACGGCTACGCCGGTCTGTCGGAATTCGCGCTGTACTACATCGGCGGCATCATCAAGCACGCTCGCGCGCTGAACGCCATCACTAACCCGGGTACGAACTCGTACAAGCGTCTGGTGCCGGGCTTCGAAGCTCCGGTCAAGCTGGCTTACTCGGCACGCAACCGCTCGGCTTCGATCCGTATTCCGTACGTTGCGAACCCGAAGGGTCGTCGTATCGAAACGCGCTTCCCGGATCCGCTGATGAACCCGTACCTGGGCTTCTCGGCACTGATGATGGCCGGTCTGGATGGCGTGCAGAACAAGATCCACCCGGGCGAAGCCGCAGACAAGAACCTGTACGACCTGCCGCCGGAAGAAGACGCAAAGATCCCGACCGTTTGCTCGAGCCTGGATCAGGCCCTCGAGTACCTGGACAAGGATCGCGAGTTCCTGACCCGCGGTGGTGTGTTCTCCAACGCCATGCTGGACGCCTACATCGAACTGAAGATGGAAGAAGTCACGCGCTTCCGCATGACGACTCACCCGCTCGAGTTCGAGATGTACTACTCGCTGTAA
- a CDS encoding DUF4124 domain-containing protein has translation MLRPSPRLASGLLAAAAVFATLSVQAPAYADDVYLCTGPNGVPEYRNSGNVKGCKKLTLPDVVTVPGTRSPRSAGAAPAPAQNNAGGGFPRVDNATQKARDGERRQVLEAELADEERKLQALKTEYNNGQPERQGNERNYQKYLDRTAQLKGDIERSQANVDSIRRELGNLKD, from the coding sequence ATGCTCCGTCCTTCCCCACGCCTCGCTTCCGGACTGCTTGCCGCCGCAGCGGTGTTTGCCACGCTGTCTGTGCAGGCACCCGCGTACGCCGATGACGTCTATCTGTGCACCGGCCCGAACGGCGTGCCGGAGTACCGCAACAGCGGCAACGTGAAAGGCTGCAAGAAGTTGACGCTGCCCGATGTGGTGACCGTCCCCGGTACACGCAGCCCGCGCAGTGCAGGAGCCGCGCCCGCACCGGCTCAAAACAATGCAGGCGGCGGTTTCCCCCGCGTGGACAACGCCACGCAGAAGGCACGTGATGGCGAACGCCGCCAGGTGCTGGAGGCCGAGCTGGCAGACGAGGAGCGCAAGCTCCAGGCGTTGAAGACCGAATACAACAACGGTCAGCCCGAGCGCCAGGGCAACGAACGTAACTATCAGAAGTATCTGGACCGCACCGCGCAGTTGAAGGGCGACATCGAGCGCAGCCAGGCCAATGTCGATTCCATCCGCCGGGAGCTGGGCAACCTCAAGGACTAG
- the glnL gene encoding nitrogen regulation protein NR(II) — translation MRRLIRKAARRDEQEQTTPSAPSASAAGLEVSVGEPIDGPPLIPFSHGAPPSFPGLDAVPNPILFVRHPALTVFYANPAAEAALAVSRRQLVEMSLYELFADPSELAEMIATVAARQFDAKRRDVSLDRVGHEPLHAHAVVGALDFAPGSVLLELLPNEQKIRSEREERLLDLTSANKELIRNLAHEIKNPLGGIRGAAQLLEFELPERSLREYTQVIIKESDRLQTLVDRLLEPHRHPHIVGDVNIHEVLERVRSVVLAEFPQGLRIVRDYDASLPEFRGDKEQLIQAVLNIVHNAAHALGPRIAQGDGEIILRTRVARKVTIAKRLYKLALDLHVVDNGPGIPEDIRERIFFPLVSGREGGSGLGLTLAQTFVQQHDGLIECESRPGQTDFRILVPLH, via the coding sequence ATGCGTCGACTGATCCGCAAAGCGGCACGCCGCGATGAACAGGAACAGACGACGCCATCCGCGCCGTCAGCCTCCGCCGCCGGGCTGGAAGTCTCCGTAGGCGAGCCCATCGACGGGCCGCCGCTGATTCCGTTCTCACATGGTGCACCGCCGTCGTTCCCTGGGCTCGATGCGGTGCCCAATCCCATCCTGTTCGTCCGCCATCCGGCGCTGACGGTTTTTTACGCCAATCCTGCTGCTGAAGCCGCACTGGCCGTGTCCCGCCGCCAGTTGGTGGAGATGTCGCTGTACGAGCTGTTTGCCGATCCGTCGGAGCTGGCCGAGATGATCGCCACCGTGGCAGCGCGTCAGTTCGACGCCAAGCGGCGCGACGTGTCGCTCGACCGTGTGGGTCATGAGCCGCTGCACGCGCACGCCGTGGTGGGGGCGCTCGACTTTGCGCCCGGTTCGGTGCTGCTCGAGCTGCTGCCCAACGAGCAGAAGATCCGCAGCGAGCGAGAAGAGCGTCTGCTCGACCTGACCTCCGCCAACAAAGAACTGATCCGCAACCTTGCGCACGAGATCAAGAACCCGTTGGGCGGCATTCGCGGCGCGGCGCAGTTGCTGGAGTTCGAGCTGCCCGAGCGCTCGCTGCGCGAGTACACACAGGTGATCATCAAGGAATCCGACCGGTTGCAGACGCTGGTCGACCGCCTGCTGGAGCCGCACCGGCATCCACATATCGTGGGCGATGTGAACATCCACGAGGTGCTGGAGCGTGTGCGCTCGGTGGTGCTGGCGGAGTTTCCGCAGGGCTTGCGGATCGTGCGCGACTACGACGCGAGCCTGCCGGAGTTTCGAGGCGATAAGGAGCAGCTCATCCAGGCCGTGCTCAACATCGTTCACAACGCGGCGCACGCGCTGGGCCCTCGCATTGCGCAGGGCGACGGCGAGATCATTCTGCGCACCCGTGTGGCACGCAAAGTTACGATTGCAAAACGTCTTTACAAGCTGGCATTGGACTTGCATGTAGTGGACAACGGTCCTGGTATCCCGGAGGACATCCGCGAGCGAATCTTCTTCCCGCTGGTGTCCGGAAGGGAGGGGGGAAGTGGGCTGGGCCTGACACTCGCGCAGACGTTCGTGCAGCAGCACGATGGTCTGATCGAATGCGAGAGCAGGCCAGGCCAGACGGATTTCCGCATTCTCGTGCCGCTGCATTGA
- the ntrC gene encoding nitrogen regulation protein NR(I), with product MKPIWIVDDDQSIRWVLEKALARESLLSRSFTNVRDALNALDEETPQVLISDVRMPGGSGLDLLQAIKAKHPGLPVIIMTAYSDLDSAVAAFQGGAFEYLAKPFDVDRAVELIRRALEESLREEEIDDRLSDAPEILGQAPAMQDVFRAIGRLSQSNVTVLITGESGTGKELVARALHKHSPRASGPFIALNTAAIPKDLLESELFGHERGAFTGAQTMRRGRFEQAEGGTLFLDEIGDMPFDLQTRLLRVLSDGHFYRVGGHNPLKANVRVIAATHQNLETRVKDGLFREDLFHRLNVIRLRLPALRERPEDITLLARHFLQKSAKELGVEPKRMSDDALAHIATLPFPGNVRQLENLCNWLTVMAPAQTIEAKDLPADLVRGNAQMLPAMGDAPARQAFIGEPSHGAEPYGVAPSVDTLLSTASVGASIAAGWERALAGEAKAMLEAGQPDVMDALTRRFEKAILEAALGVTRGRRVEAATRLGIGRNTITRKLQELGFD from the coding sequence ATGAAGCCAATCTGGATAGTCGACGACGATCAATCCATCCGCTGGGTCCTCGAGAAGGCGCTCGCGCGTGAGAGCCTGCTCTCGCGCAGCTTTACCAACGTGCGCGACGCGCTCAATGCGCTCGACGAAGAAACGCCGCAAGTCCTGATTTCCGACGTCCGCATGCCGGGCGGCTCGGGGCTGGATCTCCTGCAGGCCATCAAGGCCAAGCACCCCGGGCTGCCGGTCATCATCATGACCGCGTATTCGGATCTGGACAGCGCCGTGGCGGCGTTCCAGGGTGGCGCGTTTGAATACCTCGCCAAGCCGTTTGACGTGGATCGCGCGGTCGAGCTGATCCGCCGCGCGCTGGAAGAGAGCCTGCGCGAGGAGGAAATCGACGATCGCCTAAGCGATGCGCCTGAGATTCTCGGTCAGGCGCCGGCCATGCAGGACGTGTTCCGCGCGATTGGGCGGCTGTCGCAGTCCAACGTGACGGTGCTGATCACCGGGGAATCGGGCACGGGTAAGGAACTGGTGGCGCGGGCGCTCCATAAGCACAGCCCGCGCGCCAGCGGCCCTTTCATCGCGCTGAATACGGCGGCGATTCCGAAAGACCTGCTCGAATCCGAGCTGTTCGGCCACGAGCGTGGCGCCTTCACGGGCGCACAGACCATGCGCCGCGGTCGCTTCGAGCAAGCCGAGGGCGGCACGCTGTTCCTCGACGAAATCGGCGACATGCCGTTCGATCTGCAGACGCGGTTGCTGCGCGTGCTGTCGGATGGGCATTTCTATCGTGTGGGCGGTCACAACCCGCTCAAGGCCAACGTTCGCGTCATCGCGGCCACGCACCAGAATCTTGAAACGCGCGTCAAGGACGGTCTGTTCCGCGAGGACTTGTTTCACCGCCTGAACGTGATCCGTCTGCGCTTGCCGGCGCTGCGTGAACGCCCGGAAGACATCACGCTGCTGGCACGCCATTTCCTGCAGAAGAGCGCCAAGGAGCTGGGCGTGGAGCCCAAGCGCATGTCGGACGATGCGCTGGCGCATATCGCCACGCTGCCGTTCCCGGGCAACGTGCGACAACTGGAAAACCTCTGCAACTGGCTGACCGTGATGGCGCCGGCGCAGACCATCGAAGCCAAGGACTTGCCCGCCGACCTGGTGCGGGGCAATGCGCAGATGCTGCCGGCCATGGGCGACGCCCCGGCGCGCCAGGCATTCATTGGCGAGCCGTCGCATGGTGCCGAACCGTACGGTGTTGCGCCGTCGGTCGATACGTTGCTCTCAACCGCTTCAGTGGGCGCATCCATCGCCGCAGGGTGGGAGCGTGCGCTCGCGGGTGAGGCCAAGGCCATGCTTGAAGCGGGCCAGCCTGACGTGATGGACGCGCTTACGCGTCGCTTCGAAAAGGCGATTCTGGAGGCTGCGCTTGGTGTCACGCGCGGGCGCCGCGTCGAGGCGGCAACGCGCCTGGGCATCGGCCGCAACACCATCACACGCAAATTGCAGGAGCTTGGCTTCGACTGA
- a CDS encoding HAD family hydrolase, with product MLASPTTPAAPDSPEATPLIAERRVPLALHQLSDDALRNITGVFTDVDGTLTTRGKLPAQTYSALERLHRAGIKVVPVTGRSIAWCEVIARLWPVDAVIGENGAFAMRVDSRGHLATDFVDDAQTRARNLERIREVGAEIRRAVPGSALATDQAWHAADLAVDHAEQVPPLPQHAVQHIVDIMRTHGMHATVSSIHVNGWFGKHDKLSASVSLARRAFGLDLHAERDRWVFVGDSANDAAMFEFFPLSVGVANVLDVIDTLPVPPTYLTEAEGGGGFAEVAERILEARSLALPAPRD from the coding sequence ATGCTCGCCTCCCCCACCACTCCTGCCGCTCCGGACTCGCCTGAAGCCACGCCCCTCATCGCCGAGCGACGTGTTCCTCTGGCCTTGCACCAGCTCTCGGATGATGCGCTGCGCAATATCACTGGCGTCTTCACCGATGTGGACGGCACCCTCACCACGAGGGGGAAGCTTCCCGCGCAGACGTACTCGGCGCTCGAGCGCCTGCATCGCGCCGGCATCAAGGTTGTGCCGGTCACGGGCCGCTCGATTGCCTGGTGCGAAGTCATCGCGCGACTGTGGCCCGTGGATGCCGTGATCGGCGAGAACGGCGCGTTTGCGATGCGCGTCGATTCGCGCGGGCATCTCGCCACTGACTTTGTTGACGACGCGCAAACGCGCGCGCGCAATCTGGAGCGCATCCGTGAAGTCGGTGCGGAGATCAGGCGCGCCGTGCCGGGTTCTGCGCTGGCAACGGACCAGGCTTGGCACGCGGCGGATCTCGCTGTCGATCATGCGGAGCAAGTCCCGCCGCTGCCGCAACACGCCGTGCAACATATCGTCGACATCATGCGCACGCACGGCATGCATGCCACGGTCAGTTCGATTCACGTCAACGGCTGGTTCGGCAAGCACGACAAGCTGAGCGCCAGCGTGTCGCTCGCGCGCCGCGCATTCGGCCTGGACTTGCATGCCGAGCGCGACCGCTGGGTGTTCGTGGGCGACTCTGCCAACGATGCTGCAATGTTCGAGTTCTTCCCGCTCTCGGTGGGTGTGGCCAATGTGCTGGACGTGATCGATACGCTGCCCGTGCCGCCTACTTACCTCACCGAGGCGGAGGGCGGCGGCGGCTTTGCCGAAGTTGCCGAGCGCATCCTGGAGGCGCGTTCTCTGGCCCTGCCCGCGCCACGCGACTGA
- the ugpB gene encoding sn-glycerol-3-phosphate ABC transporter substrate-binding protein UgpB, producing the protein MSIKKIAGAAAVLAACTFAQGAYAVTEIQWWHSMEGALNDKVNEIATKFNASQSDYKIVPVYKGQYDESLAAGIAAFRAGNAPAILQVFEVGTATMMNAKGAIVPVAKVMKDAGEKFDPKAYVPAVAGYYTSNKGEMLSFPFNSSTTIMYYNKDAFKKAGLDPNKPPATWQEVAIDAAKLKAAGVPCGYTTDWQSWVHLESFSAWHNVSFATENNGFGGAKARLNFNGPVQIKHIQNLLDMEKKGYFTYAGRKDEPKAKFIAGECAMHTGSSAALANIRKNAKFNFSPAPLPYEAGVPGAPQNTIIGGASLWVMGGHKAEEYKGVAKFFSFLSRPEVQADWHQSTGYLPVTLEAYELTKKSGYYDKNPGADVAVKQMIVKTTDKSRGIRLGNFPQIRQVIDEELEAVWAGKKTPKEALDTAVARGNELLARFEKTVKE; encoded by the coding sequence ATGTCGATCAAGAAGATTGCGGGGGCCGCAGCAGTGCTGGCCGCGTGTACGTTTGCGCAAGGCGCGTACGCGGTGACGGAAATCCAATGGTGGCATTCGATGGAAGGCGCCTTGAACGACAAGGTGAACGAGATCGCCACCAAGTTCAACGCGAGCCAGTCCGACTACAAGATCGTGCCGGTCTACAAGGGCCAGTACGATGAATCGCTGGCTGCGGGCATCGCGGCATTCCGCGCCGGCAACGCACCGGCCATCCTGCAGGTGTTCGAAGTGGGTACCGCGACGATGATGAACGCCAAGGGCGCCATCGTGCCGGTGGCCAAGGTCATGAAGGACGCCGGCGAGAAATTTGATCCGAAGGCCTACGTGCCTGCTGTGGCTGGCTACTACACGTCGAACAAGGGCGAGATGCTGTCGTTCCCGTTCAACAGCTCGACGACGATCATGTATTACAACAAGGACGCCTTCAAGAAGGCCGGCCTTGACCCGAACAAGCCGCCCGCAACGTGGCAGGAAGTGGCCATCGATGCAGCCAAGCTCAAAGCCGCAGGCGTGCCCTGCGGCTACACGACCGACTGGCAGTCGTGGGTGCATCTGGAGAGCTTCTCGGCCTGGCACAACGTTTCGTTTGCGACCGAGAACAATGGTTTTGGTGGCGCAAAGGCTCGCCTGAACTTCAATGGCCCGGTGCAGATCAAGCACATCCAGAACCTGCTCGACATGGAGAAGAAGGGCTACTTCACCTACGCCGGCCGCAAGGACGAGCCGAAGGCGAAGTTCATTGCGGGTGAGTGCGCCATGCACACGGGTTCGTCGGCAGCGCTGGCGAACATCCGCAAGAACGCCAAGTTCAACTTCAGCCCGGCGCCCCTGCCGTACGAAGCCGGCGTGCCCGGAGCCCCGCAGAACACGATCATCGGCGGCGCTTCGCTGTGGGTGATGGGCGGCCACAAGGCTGAAGAGTACAAGGGCGTCGCGAAGTTCTTCTCGTTCCTGTCGCGTCCGGAAGTGCAGGCCGACTGGCACCAGTCGACCGGCTATCTGCCTGTGACCCTGGAAGCGTATGAGCTGACCAAGAAGTCCGGCTACTACGACAAGAACCCCGGCGCTGACGTGGCTGTCAAGCAGATGATCGTCAAGACGACCGACAAGTCGCGCGGCATTCGTCTGGGCAACTTCCCGCAGATCCGGCAGGTGATCGACGAAGAGCTGGAAGCCGTCTGGGCCGGCAAGAAAACGCCAAAGGAAGCGCTGGACACGGCTGTGGCACGCGGCAACGAGCTGCTCGCCCGCTTCGAGAAGACCGTCAAGGAATAA